The window CCTCCAGCACAGCGCCAGATGCGCACGCACGCTGATACGCTCGCGCAGGCGCAACTGCGCGTCGAGATAGTCGCTGGAATGGGCCACCAGTTCCTTGCAGCTCAACATTGGCCGGTCTCCTCGAAGTGCTCCAGAGTGGCAAACACCTTCAGGCGCGCGCGGTGCAGCAACACCCGGACATTGGAGAGGGAAAGGTCCAGAAGATTACAGATCTGCTGCAACTCCAGACCCTGCCGCTCGCGCAACAGCAACACGCTGCCCTGCAACTCGGACAGGCTGCCCAGGGTCTTTTCCAGGCATTCGCGCAGCTCGTCCTCGGCCAGCAGCGCCTCGGGCGAATCCTCGTGCCAGGCCGACGGCGGGCTCTGCCAGTGGCCGTCGGCGGCGAAGCGCTCGGCGCCGATGTTGCCGTGCGGGCCTGGCAGGTCATCGAGCAGCACCTCGCGACGGTGGTGTTTGAGGCGGGATTTGGCGGAATTGGCGGTGATGGTCAGCAGCCAGGTTTTCAGGCTGGAACGGCCCTGGAAGCCGTCGAGATTGCGCACCACGGCGAGCCAGGCGTCCTGCACCACTTCGTCGGCATGGCGCGCACCGACGATGGCGTAGGCCACTGCGCGCATGGCGCCCTGGTAGGCGCCGACGAGCTCGACATAGGCCTGCTGCTCGCCGGCGAGCAGGCGGGGCAACAGGTCGGCGTCGGTCATGGGCATCCCCGGGTTTGCTTTCTATCTCCCCTCTCCCACTCGTGGGAGAGAGGCCGGGGGAGACAGACAACAGCGGCCCTCTCCCCAATCCTCTCCCGCCTTTCTTTTACGAAGCAGGGGGAGAGGGAGCAGACCGTAGGATGGGTTGAGCGCAGCGATCAGCCCGCAACTATGGGTTTCGCTCACTCACCCCATTCTAGTCAGCGCTTGCGCAGAATCACGCTACCAATCGAGTAACCGGCGCCAAACGAGCTGAGCACGCCCAGCGCGCCGCTCGGCAAGTCGTCCTGGTGTTTGTGGAAGGCGATCACCGAACCGGCCGAGCTGGTGTTGGCGTAGGTGTCGAGGATCACCGGTGCCTCGCCCGGCTCGGCGTCGCGGCCGAGCAGCTTGCGGGCGATCAACAGGTTCATGTTGAGGTTGGCCTGGTGCAGCCAGAAGCGCTTGACGTCGCCGACGTTCAGCCGGTTCTCGGCCAGATGGGCGGCGATCAGCTCGGCGACCATCGGGCAGACATCTTTGAACACCTTGCGGCCTTCCTGCACGAACAGCTTGTCGCGGGCGCCGATGCCCTCTTCCGCCGCACGATTGAGGAAGCCGAAGTTGTTGCGGATGTTGTTGGAGAACTGGGTCAGCAGCTTGGTGCCGACCACGTCCCACTGATGCTGCGAGGTGGCCAGGTCGGCGCGCTCGACGATCACCGCTGTGGCGGCATCGCCGAAGATGAAGTGGCTGTCGCGGTCGCGGAAGTTCAGGTGGCCGGTGCAGATCTCCGGGTTGACCATCAGCACCGCGCGGGCCTGGCCGAGCTGCACGGCGTTGGCCGCGGCCTGCAGGCCGAAGGTCGCCGAGGAGCAGGCGACGTTCATGTCGTAGCCGAAGCCCTGGATGCCCAATGCGGCCTGCACTTCGATGGCCACCGCCGGGTAGGCGCGCTGCAAATTCGAGCAGGCGACTATCACCCCGTCGATGTCGGCGACGGTCTTGCCGGCGCGCTCGAGCGCCTGCTTGGCGGCGCCCACGGCCATCTCGCAGAGGATGCCCCACTCGTCGTTGGAGCGATCGGGAATGCGCGGTGTCATGCGCTGCGGGTCGAGGATGCCGGCCTTGTCGATCACGAAGCGGCTCTTGATGCCCGAAGCCTTTTCGATGAAGGCGGCGCTGGATTCGGTCAGCGCTTCCAGCTCGCCGCGCTCGATGGCGGCGGCGTTGTCGGCGTTGAATTGACGGACATAGGCATTAAAGGACTCGACCAGCTCTTCATTGGAGATGCTATTTGCCGGGGTATAGAGGCCGGTACCACTGATGACGACGTTATGCACGGTCGTTCCTCTCGAGAGGTTATTGATCGGAATGGCGGCTATTGTGCCCCAAAAAGCAGGGAAATCCCCATACTTCCCGCTTGGTGTTCGTCAGTGCATCATCGTCGGCAGTTTTGCCCAAATCGCCCTATAGATGAGGAAAACAGCATGGGTAGCACAGTCCAGATCAGTGCCGCCGATGGCAGCGGCCAGTTCAGCGCCTACCTGGCTTTACCGGCCAGCGGTAAAGGCCCGGGGGTGGTCATCGGTCAGGAGATTTTCGGCGTCAACGCCAGCATGCGCGCGGTGGCGGATTTGTATGCCGAGGAAGGCTACGTCGCCATCGTTCCCGACCTGTTCTGGCGTCTGCAGCCGGGTATCGAGCTGGGCTCTACGGAGAGCGACTTCCAGCAGGCCTTCGACCTGTTCCAGCGCTTCGACCCGGACAAGGGCATCGACGACATCGCCGCCACCCTCACCGCCCTGCGCGCCCTGCCGCAGGTCGAGGCGCAGGTCGGAACCGGCTTCGTCGGCTTCTGCCTGGGCGGCAAGCTGGCCTACCTGACCGCCGCGCGCACCGACGTGGCCTGTTCGGTGGGCTACTACGGCGTCGGCATCGAGCACAGCCTGGCCGAAGCCGCCAACATCCGCGGCCGCCTGCTGCTGCATCTCGCCGAACTCGACCAGTTCTGCCCGGCCGCTGCACGTCAAGCCATTCAGGCCGGCCTCGGCGGCCAACCGCAGATCGAGCTGTACAGTTACCCTGGCGTCGATCACGCCTTCGCTCGGGTCGGCGGTCTGCATTACGATAAGACCGCCGCCCTGCTCGCCCACGAACGCAGCATCGCCGCACTGCGCCGCGCAATCGGCCCGCACTACGACCTGGCCGCGTTGTGGGAAGAACACACCCGCCAGGAATTCGCCAACCGCGACGTGCCGGCGACCATGACCACCATGGTCGATGAGCCCTACGTCAACCATATTCCGACCATGACCGGCGGCGTCGGCTACAAGAACCTGAGCCGCTTCTACCAGCACCATTTCGTCCACGGCAACCCACCGGACACCCGCCTCACCCCGCTCTCGCGTACGGTCGGCGCGACCCAACTGGTGGACGAATTCCTCTTCAGCTTCACCCACACCACCGAGATCGACTGGATGCTGCCGGGCATCGCCCCCACCGGCAAACGGGTGGAAATCCCCATGGTCGGCGTGATCAAGTTCCGCGGGCCGAAGCTATGCCACGAGCACATCTATTGGGACCAGGCCAGCGTGCTGGTGCAGATCGGCCTGCTCGACCCGCAGCTGCTGCCGGTCGCCGGGGTAGAGACCGCGCGCAAACTGGTCGACGAGACGCTGCCGTCGAACACCCTGATGGCGCGCTGGAAGGACAGCGAAGGCAAGTAGCTGGCGCACACGCAGGGCCGCTCGCTTGCGGGCGCCCCTTCGGCGCCAAGCCATCCACGAGCGCCCGTCTTCGGTATATCCTGCGCGCCTTTTTTCCCTCCCAGGACTCCGGCCATGAAAGAGCAACTCGTCGAACTGATCAGCAAAATAAGCTCGGGCTGTATGGGCGCCGAGGAGATCGAGCAGATTGCCAGCGACGCGGCGCAGGCCTATGCCGACCCGCAGGCCTTCCTGCAGGCCAACCCGGACATCAATTACGACGACAGCTTCCCGATCCCGCTCGGCGAGTGGGTAGTGGTCGGCAGCCTGCCGGATATCGTGCTGTTCCAGGCCGACAGCTACGACCAGCTGTTCGAACAGATCGTCGCCTCGTTCGGCAAGGACGTGGCGTTCGTCCTCAAGCCCAAGGATCTGCGCAAGGTCGAGCCGCTCAAGGCGCTCAACCGCATCCAGGTGCAGATGAGCAGCCTGTATCCGGAAAAGGGCGGCTACGTGCTGGTGGATTTCAGCGAGCCGCTGGATGACGAACTGCAAATCGCGCTGGTCTACACCTGCGACCTCGAGCGGGTCATGGCCCTGTGCGTGGAGATCGGCATCTACGCGGCGCCGGCCTATGAAAGCCTGCGCGCCGAATTGTCGGAGTAGTCCAGATCTGCAGGGCGAGCACGCTACGCCGCGGCCCTCGCCCTTTGACCGCCCGCCCGATCATCGCCCAGACTCGTCGGGCATCGCCTCGCCACGGAGTCCCGCCATGTTCGGCACCCACGATCTCGCCCTGTTCATCCTCTCCGCCCTGCTGCTGAACATGGCCCCGGGGCCGGACTCGCTGTTGATCATGACCCGCAGCGCCAGCCAGGGCTGGCGCGCCGGTTCGGCCGCGGCGCTGGGTATCGGCGCCGGCACCTGCGTGCACATCCTCGCCGCCGCCCTCGGCCTTTCCGCCCTGCTCGCCACCTCGGCCACCGCCTTCACCCTGGTCAAGCTGATCGGCGCCGCCTATCTGATCTACATCGGCCTGCGCATGCTGCTGGCGCAACGCCCGAACTCAGCGCCGAACAAAAACCCATCGGCGCTCGAGGCGCTGCCCTACCGGCGCATCTTCCTCCAGGGTTTTCTCACCAATGTGCTGAATCCCAAGGTGGCGCTGTTCTTCCTCGCCTTCGTGCCGCAGTTCATCGCTCCCGAGGCCGAGCACAAGGCCCTGGCCTTCGTCCTGCTGGGGCTGATCTTCAACCTCAGCAGCCTGCTCTGGTGTCATTTCCTGGCATTCTTCACCGCCTACGCCCGCAGCAAATTGCGTGTCAGCCGTTCCGCTAAGCTCTGGTTGACGCGCCTGATCGGTGGGCTGTTCGCCGCGCTCGGCGTCAAGCTGGCGCTGGCCGAACACGCCTGATACTTCGGAGAAAACCACACCCATGGCCCTGCACATCTGGCTGCTCTACCTCACCGCCGTCATCGGCCTGTCGCTGACGCCCGGCCCCAACGGTTTGCTCGCCCTCACCCATGGCGCGCTGTACGGCCACCGCCGGGCGCTGTGGACGGTGGCCGGCGGCGTGCTCGGCTTCGTCGTGTTGATGGCCTTGTCGATGTTCGGCATCGGCGCCCTGCTGCAGGCCTCGGCCGATGCCCTGACGCTGCTGAAATGGGCCGGAGGCGCCTACCTGATCTGGCTCGGCATCCAACTCTGGCGCGCCCCGGCGCTACATCTCAGCGCCCCGGCCCAGGCCGCGCGCAAGTCCGCCCCGGCGATGCTCCGGCAGGGCCTGCTGTCGGCCGTGTCCAACCCCAAGGTGATCCTCTTCTACGGCGCCTTCCTGCCGCAGTTCCTCGACCCGCAGCGCGACCTCTGGCTGCAGTTCGCGGTCATGGCGCTGACCTTCGCGGTGACCGAAGGCTGCACCGAATACCTGTTGGCGCGCCTCGCCCACCGCGTCCGCCCCTGG is drawn from Pseudomonas cavernae and contains these coding sequences:
- a CDS encoding RNA polymerase sigma factor, yielding MTDADLLPRLLAGEQQAYVELVGAYQGAMRAVAYAIVGARHADEVVQDAWLAVVRNLDGFQGRSSLKTWLLTITANSAKSRLKHHRREVLLDDLPGPHGNIGAERFAADGHWQSPPSAWHEDSPEALLAEDELRECLEKTLGSLSELQGSVLLLRERQGLELQQICNLLDLSLSNVRVLLHRARLKVFATLEHFEETGQC
- a CDS encoding beta-ketoacyl-ACP synthase III; translation: MHNVVISGTGLYTPANSISNEELVESFNAYVRQFNADNAAAIERGELEALTESSAAFIEKASGIKSRFVIDKAGILDPQRMTPRIPDRSNDEWGILCEMAVGAAKQALERAGKTVADIDGVIVACSNLQRAYPAVAIEVQAALGIQGFGYDMNVACSSATFGLQAAANAVQLGQARAVLMVNPEICTGHLNFRDRDSHFIFGDAATAVIVERADLATSQHQWDVVGTKLLTQFSNNIRNNFGFLNRAAEEGIGARDKLFVQEGRKVFKDVCPMVAELIAAHLAENRLNVGDVKRFWLHQANLNMNLLIARKLLGRDAEPGEAPVILDTYANTSSAGSVIAFHKHQDDLPSGALGVLSSFGAGYSIGSVILRKR
- a CDS encoding dienelactone hydrolase family protein, which codes for MGSTVQISAADGSGQFSAYLALPASGKGPGVVIGQEIFGVNASMRAVADLYAEEGYVAIVPDLFWRLQPGIELGSTESDFQQAFDLFQRFDPDKGIDDIAATLTALRALPQVEAQVGTGFVGFCLGGKLAYLTAARTDVACSVGYYGVGIEHSLAEAANIRGRLLLHLAELDQFCPAAARQAIQAGLGGQPQIELYSYPGVDHAFARVGGLHYDKTAALLAHERSIAALRRAIGPHYDLAALWEEHTRQEFANRDVPATMTTMVDEPYVNHIPTMTGGVGYKNLSRFYQHHFVHGNPPDTRLTPLSRTVGATQLVDEFLFSFTHTTEIDWMLPGIAPTGKRVEIPMVGVIKFRGPKLCHEHIYWDQASVLVQIGLLDPQLLPVAGVETARKLVDETLPSNTLMARWKDSEGK
- a CDS encoding LysE family translocator, coding for MFGTHDLALFILSALLLNMAPGPDSLLIMTRSASQGWRAGSAAALGIGAGTCVHILAAALGLSALLATSATAFTLVKLIGAAYLIYIGLRMLLAQRPNSAPNKNPSALEALPYRRIFLQGFLTNVLNPKVALFFLAFVPQFIAPEAEHKALAFVLLGLIFNLSSLLWCHFLAFFTAYARSKLRVSRSAKLWLTRLIGGLFAALGVKLALAEHA
- a CDS encoding LysE family translocator, with the translated sequence MALHIWLLYLTAVIGLSLTPGPNGLLALTHGALYGHRRALWTVAGGVLGFVVLMALSMFGIGALLQASADALTLLKWAGGAYLIWLGIQLWRAPALHLSAPAQAARKSAPAMLRQGLLSAVSNPKVILFYGAFLPQFLDPQRDLWLQFAVMALTFAVTEGCTEYLLARLAHRVRPWLQRSGKAFNRCCGGLFGLMGAALPLTR